The sequence AGAGCATAAAGAACTAGGTGCAAGAATTAACCCTCGTTTAGTAGTTGTACCTTCAGCTCATCCTGTAACTCAACATCAACTTTCTTATATCAAACATGAAGTGAAGGACGCTATTCAATGAGAGCTTCTCTTAAAAATGACTTATAATAAGAAAAACAATTTAAACAGCTCATAAGCTCATCACTTATTTAGTGTACTTGAATATGACACTCTAGTACAACAAAAGCCCTATAATACTAAAAAGAATCAACCCTTTGCTTGTCGAAGGTCTAGCTTATACTAAACTATCGACAAGCTTTTTTATTCCATTTTTTTAATAGCATATCAGTTTTTAAAAAAGGAATATTAAAAATGGAATCACAACAAATGGAGGGATTTAATTGCATAAAAATATACTAATAGTTGCAATAGTTACAATGTTAATGCTTAGCTTAATTGCTTGTCAACCTGATGAAGATAATGACCCAAATGGTGATAATAGTGTCGCTGATAACGGTGAAGGAATAACGGGTACATACCATGCATCGTCAGAGGCTGATGATAGTGGGTTTGTACTCGCTGAAGTAACTTTTGAAGACAATGAAATTACAGATGTAGAATTAGAAGAATACACAGATAAAGGTATTACCAAAGGGGACGACTATGGCTGGGAGCCATTTCATGAAGCAATGCAAGAACTTCCGGATAGATTTGTAGAAGCAGATTCTGCTGATATCGAAGCTTATAGTGAAGCCACAGCCACTTCAAATAAAGCTATGGGAGCTGTTGAA comes from Natranaerobius trueperi and encodes:
- a CDS encoding FMN-binding protein translates to MHKNILIVAIVTMLMLSLIACQPDEDNDPNGDNSVADNGEGITGTYHASSEADDSGFVLAEVTFEDNEITDVELEEYTDKGITKGDDYGWEPFHEAMQELPDRFVEADSADIEAYSEATATSNKAMGAVEKAIQRAEGETEPFDGTFMGISEEGEDGWGITWVTLENDEIQEVQLEEVQVADEEDNEYEFKDDDYEWEPFHEAQDEMPERFEEENSHEVDTYSEATESSELWKDAVQDALNRAGRENGEEEEEDDENGE